The following coding sequences lie in one Saccharopolyspora hordei genomic window:
- a CDS encoding amidohydrolase family protein, which yields MTVDAHHHLWDLDVRDQPWIVGPEMEPLRRDFRPADLQEALRGTGVDATVLVQTVSDPDETPELLVLADTVDRIAAVVGWVDLTARDVREQIGRLQTHPSGRWLKGLRHQVEDEPDPDWLLRPAVLNGLAAVEDAGLVYELLVRVDQLPAATKAVAQFPQLTFVLDHCAKPPVASGELQPWADRLRALAAHPNVVCKLSGLVTEDEWARQPDPVRLRPYVDVVLEAFGPRRLLFGSDWPVCLLAAEYRQVIELTKQLLADLDDRQRAAVFDANARAVYDI from the coding sequence ATGACCGTCGACGCCCACCACCACCTGTGGGACCTCGACGTCCGCGACCAGCCGTGGATCGTCGGGCCCGAGATGGAGCCGCTGCGCCGCGACTTCCGGCCCGCTGACCTGCAGGAGGCGCTGCGCGGCACCGGCGTGGACGCCACGGTGCTCGTGCAGACGGTCTCCGACCCGGACGAGACCCCCGAGCTGCTGGTGCTGGCCGACACGGTCGACCGCATCGCGGCGGTCGTCGGCTGGGTCGACCTGACTGCCCGCGACGTGCGCGAGCAGATCGGCCGCCTGCAGACCCACCCCTCCGGGCGCTGGCTGAAGGGCCTCCGCCACCAGGTCGAGGACGAACCCGACCCGGACTGGCTGCTGCGGCCCGCCGTGCTCAACGGGCTGGCCGCGGTCGAGGACGCGGGCCTGGTCTACGAGCTGCTGGTGCGGGTCGACCAGCTGCCCGCCGCGACCAAGGCGGTCGCCCAGTTCCCGCAGCTGACGTTCGTGCTCGACCACTGCGCGAAGCCGCCGGTGGCCAGCGGTGAGCTGCAGCCGTGGGCGGACCGCCTCCGCGCCCTCGCCGCCCACCCGAACGTGGTGTGCAAGTTGTCCGGTCTGGTCACCGAGGACGAGTGGGCACGGCAACCCGATCCGGTGAGGCTGCGCCCCTACGTGGACGTGGTGCTGGAGGCCTTCGGGCCCCGCCGCCTCCTGTTCGGCTCGGACTGGCCGGTGTGCCTGCTGGCGGCCGAGTACCGCCAGGTCATCGAGCTGACCAAGCAGCTGCTGGCGGACCTCGACGACCGGCAGCGCGCGGCGGTCTTCGACGCCAACGCCCGCGCGGTCTACGACATCTGA
- a CDS encoding N-acetylglucosamine kinase, whose product MHCDAAPAVLGMDVGGTSSRALVSDLSGRVLGRGEAAGGNPNSHPADEAVRQIAAATRTALREVDPARVRAAVIGMAGVSKMADPQFRELFEREWARLGLSCGMRAISDCEVAFAAGTPEPTGTVLIAGTGAIAARIDRHELTRTAGGYGWLLGDEGSAYWLGREAVRATLAALDRGEELRGLTAAVREALLPDVPEVTRKQLITAVNAEPPIRLAELAPLVTGAADATAADIVARAARVLADTAEQTRAPGDSTPIVLAGGLVAPGNPVGDALRAELADRGFPTPSTAGPGAAGAAWLAALDLAPDPTALHRHLLPATTP is encoded by the coding sequence ATGCACTGCGACGCAGCACCGGCCGTCCTCGGCATGGACGTCGGCGGCACCAGCAGCCGCGCGCTGGTCAGCGACCTGTCCGGCCGCGTGCTGGGCCGCGGCGAGGCCGCCGGCGGCAACCCGAACTCGCACCCGGCCGACGAGGCCGTGCGGCAGATCGCCGCCGCCACCCGGACCGCCCTGCGCGAGGTCGACCCGGCGCGGGTGCGCGCCGCCGTCATCGGCATGGCCGGGGTGAGCAAGATGGCCGACCCGCAGTTCCGCGAGCTGTTCGAGCGGGAGTGGGCGCGGCTCGGCCTGAGCTGCGGGATGCGCGCGATCAGCGACTGCGAGGTGGCCTTCGCGGCGGGGACGCCGGAGCCGACCGGCACCGTGCTCATCGCGGGCACCGGGGCGATCGCGGCCCGCATCGACCGGCACGAGCTCACCCGGACCGCGGGCGGCTACGGCTGGCTGCTCGGCGACGAGGGCTCGGCCTACTGGCTCGGCCGCGAAGCCGTCCGGGCCACCCTCGCCGCGCTGGACCGGGGCGAGGAGCTGCGCGGGCTCACCGCGGCGGTCCGCGAGGCCCTGCTCCCGGACGTGCCGGAGGTGACCCGCAAGCAGCTGATCACCGCGGTGAACGCGGAGCCACCGATCCGGCTCGCGGAGCTCGCGCCGCTGGTCACCGGGGCCGCGGACGCGACGGCCGCGGACATCGTGGCGCGCGCTGCGCGGGTGCTCGCCGACACCGCGGAGCAGACCCGCGCTCCGGGCGACAGCACCCCGATCGTCCTGGCCGGTGGGCTGGTCGCCCCGGGCAACCCGGTCGGCGACGCGCTCCGCGCGGAGCTCGCCGACCGCGGCTTCCCGACGCCGAGCACGGCGGGTCCCGGCGCGGCGGGCGCGGCCTGGCTCGCGGCCCTCGACCTCGCCCCGGACCCCACCGCCCTGCACCGCCACCTGCTCCCGGCGACCACGCCCTGA
- the dapA gene encoding 4-hydroxy-tetrahydrodipicolinate synthase, protein MSLGSVITAIVTPFDEQQRVDEEAFMTLFRYLVDHGSDGVVVCGTTGEAPTLTAEEHLRLIELACAERPAGATVIASTGSNDTAHACAMTERAVQLGADAVLSVTPYYNRPNRRGLVRHFTEIARAAQKPVVLYNVPSRIGLALDNDLLAELAQVEHIDYVKQADNAALAQIDGLGLYAGNDDGFAQALDLGGCGGILVASHLVGERMRRMVDEPERRAEIDAELKPLFSALSVTTNPIPVKAALNLLGHRVGGVRLPLVEADDSELAVIRNALTEVGLL, encoded by the coding sequence ATGTCTCTCGGCAGCGTGATCACCGCGATCGTCACCCCGTTCGACGAGCAGCAGCGCGTCGACGAAGAAGCCTTCATGACCCTGTTCCGGTACCTCGTCGACCACGGGTCCGACGGGGTGGTGGTGTGCGGGACCACGGGCGAAGCCCCCACGCTCACCGCTGAGGAGCACCTGCGCCTGATCGAGCTCGCCTGCGCCGAGCGCCCGGCCGGGGCGACCGTGATCGCCTCGACGGGGTCGAACGACACCGCGCACGCCTGCGCGATGACCGAGCGGGCCGTGCAGCTGGGCGCCGACGCGGTGCTCTCGGTGACCCCGTACTACAACCGCCCGAACCGGCGCGGCCTCGTGCGCCACTTCACCGAGATCGCGCGGGCCGCCCAGAAGCCGGTGGTGCTCTACAACGTGCCGTCGCGGATCGGGCTGGCGCTGGACAACGACCTGCTCGCCGAGCTGGCCCAGGTCGAGCACATCGACTACGTCAAGCAGGCGGACAACGCCGCGCTCGCCCAGATCGACGGCCTCGGGCTGTACGCGGGCAACGACGACGGCTTCGCGCAGGCGCTCGACCTCGGCGGCTGCGGCGGCATCCTGGTGGCCAGCCACCTGGTCGGCGAGCGGATGCGCCGGATGGTCGACGAGCCGGAGCGCCGCGCGGAGATCGACGCCGAGCTCAAGCCGCTGTTCTCCGCCCTGTCGGTGACCACGAACCCGATCCCGGTCAAGGCGGCGCTGAACCTGCTCGGTCACCGCGTGGGCGGCGTCCGGCTGCCCCTGGTGGAGGCCGACGACTCCGAGCTCGCGGTCATCCGCAACGCCCTCACCGAAGTCGGCCTCCTCTGA